The Chloroflexota bacterium sequence ACCCCACCCCGCTCTACGACAAAAGGCCGCCCATCGTCCGCCGCACCCCGCTTTACCGCAAAAAGCCGCCCGTAACGGCCCCAGCCCGCGAGACCGTGCACTGCATCGCCTGCGGCAGGCCCATCGACGCCTTCCACCTCGCCGACATGCCCGGCGCCCTCTTTTGCGCGAGCTGCGAACCCGGGTCCAAACCCGGCTCACACGCATCCCCCTATCCGCAACCTCCTCCCCGGCTCTCGACATGTCCCCGCTGCAAACGCTCGACCGTCGTCCGCCAGCGCAGCGACGACAACGCCTACTTCATCGGCTGCTCCGCGTACCCCAAATGCCACTGGACCAACCCTCTCCCGCCAGACCGCAATTGACCTCGCCGCCCATGGCGTTCCCTTCCGAGAGGATCTCCACAGCCCACCCACCACCGCGACCCAATTCCAGTCCCCAGCGATAATTCCAACCCACCACCGATAGTTCTCCTTCCGGATTTACCCTCCGCGCCCTCCAACCCGTCCACCCCTATCTCCAACCGGCCTGAACACAGGCTGACGAGACCCTTCACCAACCCGCCTCGCCACGGCATGAGCCCGGGTCGCGGAGCAGGGGCAGGCCCCGCCGAGCAGCGCGAGTCACGAGCTCGTTGAGCGCGCGCCGTCTTTCAGCGGGGATCGGGGCCTGATCCGCTCGCTTTAGCCGATGTTCGGGAGTGGGTGCCCCTCGGCGATCTTGCAAGAAGTTCGCCGAGGGGCTTTGTCTCGTGGTGACGGTCTAAATCTCCAGAGACGGCCCCAATGTCGCACAACATTTTCCGCCATTCCATGCTTTGCAACGCCCAGGTCGGGGCATGGCTGTACGATGTCGATGAGGTCGAGGCGGCGCGCTGCCGCGAGGCGGGCTGCCGACACTGCCCCGGCAAGCTTCACAGCGCGACGTATCCGCGCAAGCCGTACGGTCTGGCGCCCGAGATGAGAGACGAGGGCACGCGGCGGTTCAGTTTCTGCTGCGCGGATTGCCGCCTTCGATCGACTCCTCCGTCGGCGCGGTTCTTCGGGCGCCGCTTCTATCTGGGCGCCCTGTTCGTTCTGGTGAGCGCGCTGGTGCTGAGAGGCGGGGTGCGCTTGCAGACGATCAAGCGGAAGTGGGGGATCTCGGTCGCCACGCTGCGCCGCTGGCGGAG is a genomic window containing:
- a CDS encoding topoisomerase DNA-binding C4 zinc finger domain-containing protein; protein product: MPATGLRHKGADSHMSLLSKIFIECESCSHSAELDLSAARRTLKCDLTHEIIPTLFNAFKCSSCGARKPRILDEHRLPLYHRTPVYHPTPLYDKRPPIVRRTPLYRKKPPVTAPARETVHCIACGRPIDAFHLADMPGALFCASCEPGSKPGSHASPYPQPPPRLSTCPRCKRSTVVRQRSDDNAYFIGCSAYPKCHWTNPLPPDRN